In the Endozoicomonas sp. SCSIO W0465 genome, CGCTATCAGTCGGCCTTACCGGCGCTTCCCTTTCCGCCACCCTGACCGGAGGAATACGAACAACATCATTCAACTCCAGGCGATAGTCTGCCGTCACCCGCTTTTTATTGACTCGCACCTCACCCTTTCGAACAATACGGTAGACCCTGGTCTTGGGAACCCCCTTAAGAACCCGCAAAAGAAAGTTATCAATACGCTGACCAACCGCCTCTTCATCAATGGCAATGAAATTAACTTTTGCTTGTTTCAATCGTCTAACCACATATCTGTTTATACCCTGCCACGGCCTGAAAACCTTTACCTTAACCGATTGAGATAAAAAGCCTTTCCGGGCTTATCACTATTTACGTCCGGGTAATCTTACCAGCTTTATGTCATTTGAAGCACTTACCGATTACTGATATAGTTGTGGCACTGCCTTGTAACTATCCGAAAAGGCAGTTCGATTTACGAAGTCTGAGCATGCCACTGAAGGGATGTTATTACTCAAATACCCCTAAACGGGCCGAAAATAAACTGGAGATACGTTTTACCCGATGAACAAGTCCGGGCTGAGTAACTTCAGGAACAGCCGCTCAGGTAGACATCATGGCAGATGAACCAGTTGCATCCTTCCCGGAGGGCATGAGTTCCTGACATGATTATTGAATGATTAAAGACCACGGCCGCAGCCGTGATAGATAAACAAGTGCCACCCAAGATCAGAGGTTGCGCTCCCGACACCAGGGATGAGGAACAGCGGACGGGTCATATGCTCATGAAAGGCTCCGTGATACCTTTGAACGTATCCACAACCAGCCAGAAGCGCCCGATCAACGCATCCCCCCACTTTACATCCGGTCAATATACGGATGTGGATTGCTATATCGTTACAGCCTCAATCTGAATCAGTCCGGCTGTAAGTCTGATAGCAGGTTAGCACCGACCAAACCGTTCTCATACGGTTGTCGGCCTGTGTATGGTCGGGAAGCATCGAAAAGTTTGTACAGAAACTGCAGGAAACCAGTTGCACAACCAGCCACCTTAAATACGCCGGGTGGCAGGCAGGGTTCTTCCGGAAAAACGATGGATTGCCCGCTAAACCAATGGATGCACTGGATTAACCGAAGTCACGAACGACTTTTCGTACCAGCAACTGATTAGGGTAGCCATAAGTAATTTGGTACTCTATGAAGAGAATGTTAATCAATGCGACCCAGCAAGAAGAGCTGAGGGTTGCACTCGTTGATGGACAGCGTCTGTTCGATCTGGATATTGAGTCCGGAGCCCGCGAGCAGAAAAAAGCCAACATCTACAAAGCTAAAATCACCCGTGTCGAGCCCAGCCTGGAAGCTGCTTTTGTCGACTTTGGCGCAGAGCGACACGGCTTCCTGCCGCTGAAAGAGATTTCCCGTGAATACTTTGTCGGTCATACCGGCGGTCGTCCTAATATCAGGGATGTCATTAAAGAAGGCACCGAGGTTATCGTTCAGGTAGACAAAGAAGAACGTGGTAACAAAGGCGCCGCTCTGACGACGCTGGTCAGCCTGGCTGGCCGCTACCTTGTGCTGATGCCAAACAATCCTCGCGCCGGTGGAATCTCACGCCGTATCGAAGGCGATGAGCGCACTGAGCTGCGTGAGGCGATGAGCAAGCTGAATATCCCTGCCGAGATGGGCGTCATCGTTCGTACAGCAGGCCTTGGCCGCTCTACGGAAGACCTTCAATGGGATCTGGACTACCTCCTGCAACTCTGGAGTTCCATCAAAGACGCTGCAGACAAAAATCCTGCCCCATTCCTGATTTACCAGGAAAGTAATGTCATTATCCGCGCTATCCGTGACTACCTGCGCCAGGATGTTGGTGAAGTATTGATCGACAAAACCTCGGTTTATGAAGAAGCCCTGGACTTTGTTAAACAGGTCATGCCCCAGTACCAGAATAAGATCAAACTGTACAAAGACAGTGTTCCCCTGTTCAACCGTTTCCAGATCGAAAGTCAGATTGAGACGGCCTTCCAGCGTGAAGTCAAACTGCCATCCGGCGGCTCCATCGTTATTGATCCAACCGAAGCCCTGGTATCCATCGATATTAACTCTGCCCGCGCTACCCGCGGTGGCGACATTGAAGAAACCGCCTTCAATACCAACCTTGAAGCGGCGGATGAGGTCGCACGCCAGCTTCGCCTGCGTGATATTGGTGGACTGATTGTTATCGACTTCATCGATATGAGCAACAACCGAAACCAGCGGGAAGTAGAGAACCGTATTCGCCAGGCTCTGTCCGTTGATCGCGCTCGCGTTCAGACCAGTCGCATCTCACGCTTTGGCCTTTTGGAAATGTCCCGTCAGCGCCTGCGCCCATCGCTGGGTGAAACCAGTGGCGTTGTCTGCCCCCGCTGTTCAGGCCAGGGTACTATTCGGGATATTGAGTCTCTGGCCCTGTCTATTCTGCGCCTGATGGAAGAAGAGGCAATGAAGGACAAGACGTCTGAAATTCGTGCACAGGTTCCCGTCCCGGTCGCTGCTTTCCTGCTGAATGAAAAGCGCAAGATGATCGCCAAGATCGAGAAACGCCATGATGCCCGTATCATCGTCATTCCAAATGCCAACCTGGAAACCCCTCATTACGACGTCCAGCGTCTTCGTGACGACAATCTTCAAGAGCATGAGAGCAGCTACGAGATCATCCTTGAAGGTGAAGACTCCAGCCCGGAAGAACTGACCACAGCAACCAAATCACAACCCAGACAACAGGCCGCTGTTCGAAATATTGCGCCTGCACAGCCTGCACCGGCAATCCGGTCACCTGAGTCAAAACACGGGTTTATTGGCAGCCTGCTGAAGTCCATTGGCAGTATCTTCAGCTCCGACAATGATGATGACAAATCCGCTGGCCAGGACAAGTCAATTCAGCAACGCCAACCGGTACGTCGAGATCATCAGGGTGGCCAAAACAGGAAGAAGAGCCGTACTGACTCTCAACGCCGCGACAAGCTGGATAACAATCGTCCTCAGAAAGAACGCAAAAAGAGTCCGCAGGAACGTTCAGACAGTCGTCCTAACAAGCAGGAAAACCGCTTCGAGAGGCAGGAAAGACGCCAGCGAGACAACCAGGAAGTAGCGGAACAGCAGGAACCCAGACAGGATCGGCGTCAGGATCAAGAGTCAGAATCAGGCTCCAATGATCGCCGTCGCCGCCCGAGCTCGGCTCCTCGTCGTCGCAGCAACCGTCAGTCTCAGCGACAGCTGCAGAACGAACCACAATTGCAGCCACTGCTGCCTGAAAGCACTAAAGGGTCTGTTAACGCATCTTCTAACGCTACACAGGAAGCTAGACAGGAAAGCACCGCACAAGAGAAGCATGCTGACCAGAGAGAATCAGTTGCAAGCATTGAGAAACCAGGGATTGATAACAGCAAACCGGCGACAGCAACCTCAGAAGCTACTCAATTCGCTGATCAACTTGCCGTAACTCATGCTACGCCAGCAGACAAGGCAGAGGAAGCCAGCACGGTTTCTGTCGGAAAACAAACGCCGATCGCCAACCCTGAGGCAACTGAAGCGCCAGAAGAAGTGAGGCCTCGTCGCTCACGAAGAGTGAAGAATGACCCACGCCGCCTCAGGGAAGCACAGCATTCTGCCCCCCAAGTCGGTGAACCTGAAATCTCCACAGAGAATAGCTTTGTGTCCCCAGCGGATCAGAAGCCTTCTGTCGATAAAGGGCCAGCAGTTGAGGCCAGGGTTTCAGCAACAGCTGATTCAGAAGCACAATCGGAAAAAGCTGAACAGGTCTTTGTTGAGATGCCCACTCAAGAAAAGCCGGATGAAAAACCAGCCGTTGACCCTGAAGTAATAACCACCGTTGAGCAGGAACCGGTAAAACCTCGTCCTCAGATGACTGAAATGGCAAAAGCCGTTGCCGCTTCCCATAACCTCGACCAACCCGCATTTGGCTCCATACCGTCTGCATTCGAGAAACCAGTTACACCGGGAGCGGAGGCAGACGTTGCAGAACCCAGGGCGATTATGACAGCCACTGAGGCTGAAGAGATGTTGAAGCAGGCACTGAATCAGTCTGATGAAGACCAGGCAGTAAACACTTCGCATATTCCGGAGAGCACACAGGAAAAAACTGCTGAAACCGAAACGGCTCCAGCTACACATCCTGCCGCGGCCAGGAGTATGGCTGTAGAAGCACCAGCCGAACAGACTAAGGATCAACAGGACCAGACTGCTGAGGTTAAGGTAAGTGGAGCAGCAGTTCCTACTGATGAAACCTCTGAAAAGCCTCGTCGTCGTCGCAGCCGGGCCCATAATGACCCCAGAGCCAAACGCCAGACTCAGCAGATCGAACTACCTGAGGTATCAGAAGCTGAAACTCAGGAAGCACCCCAGGCGCGTACTGAAGAAAGCAATCTGTAATATCGATTAATATACGTCTAAACGGGGTGGTTTCCACCCCGTTTTTTTTGCCTTGAAAAACAAGCCCTGAATAGTCTTACTTATTTTATCAACGGTAAAACAGGAATCTTTTTTATCTTTTTCGTGAATTCAGGATCATCAGCTGGAAAGGTAATACTACTCGGATAAGACACAGGCCAATCCAAGTATTTTGGATCACCCGTAACATCCATTATTTCCAGTTTTTCAACACTCCATCCATTCAAGCTGCCAGTTGAATCACCCCCACTCGCCCGTGGTAATTGGCTGCCACCCTTCAGATCTGTTAACACAGGTATAAATGCTGGTTTTGCAGTGTTCATATAGTACTCCTTTACTATTTTGATTAATTTAAGTGATGGTAACAGGGATAATGACCGATTAAACGAACCATTGGGTTAGTAATGCTAACCCGCGAGTTCCATTGAATGATGATAGGGCACCCGATCTACAAAGTGGCGATGCAGTCAAATAGCGTCTTGATTATCCTGATCTCTGCTCCGGTGACGGGGTATTTTACCGATATCATCCATATAAAGCCGCGGCTCCCTTTCCAGCCGAATACCAAACATTTCGTTAACCTTCCGCTGAATCATGCTTGAGAATGAAAGCACATCCTGGCCGGTTGCCCCGCCATGATTAACCAGTACAAGGGCCTGTTTCTGATAAGTCCCCACCCGCCCCTTGCGCTCACCTTTCAGCCCGGCCTGATCAATCAACCAGCCAGCTGCCAGCTTCCAATTTCGTCCAATCTGATAAGCGACAATATTTGGATATTCCTGTTTCAGGCGATCCATCGTTAACTGTGATACCTCCGGGTTTTTGAAAAAACTGCCAGCATTACCCACCTCAGATGGGTCCGGCAACTTTTCACGGCGAATATCACAAACTGCCTGACTGATATCAACAGCGGAAGGCGCCTGATTACCCAAACGTCTTGCTAATAAATCACCTAACTGACCATAGCCAAGATTGGGTTTTAACGTTGCATCAAGATCCAGTGTCACAGAAACAATGACATACTGATCACGCTTTTCTCTTTTGAATACCGAATCGCGATAGCCAAAATCGCAACTCTGCCGGTCAAAGTATTCCACCAGACCGGACTCAAGGCTCATGGCTTCAAGCGAAACGAAAGAGTCCTTCAACTCGACACCGTAGGCGCCAATATTCTGGATAGGCGCAGCACCAACGGTACCCGGTATCAAAGAAAGGTTCTCCAGTCCGTAAGCTTTATTCTCCAATGACCACAATACCAGCTCATGCCAGTTCTCCCCTGCCTCAGCCCTGACCCGAACACAGTCCCGATCCCGACTCAGCACCGCCTTTCCCTTGAGATTGACATGCACAACCAACGCATCCAGAAACTCACCAAACACCACATTACTTCCGCCGCCCAGGGGAATAACAGGCAAATGTTTTTCCCTGGCAAAAGCCAGTGCACAACGCAGTTCCGTAACCGAGCCTACCTCAGCGTAATATCTGGCAGTAGACGGCAAGCCCAGGGTATTTTTCTGCAACAGAGAGTAATTGTCGTAAATCTTGTGTGGAAAGGTCATTAATCGTTGATTCAAAAAAATTGAAGATACTTTTTATTTCAGCTTATTACAGGCTATTGCAGGGGTTTCTGCAAATGATCCAGCAACGCAAAGCCGCCAAGCTCAACAAGGTTAAGCACACGTGCAAAGCCTTCATTACCGCCGTAGTAGGGATCCGGAACTTCAGTGACCGGCAGGTCAGCATAGTCAAGAAAGAGCCGTAACTTATGGGCATGTTCTTGCGGGCAGATCGTTTGCAGGCTGTTAAGGTTCTCTCTGTCCATAGCCAGGATATAATCCTGCTCAACAAAATCAGACGAGGTCACCTTTCGGGAGCGAATAAATGAAAGATCATAACCATGATCTGCGGCATGCTGCATGGAGCGACTGTCTGGCAAGCCCCCATCATGCCAGCCACTGGTGCCAGCTGAGTCAACTCTGATACGGTCCGACAATCCTGACTCAGCCACCTGATGAGCAAATACACCGTGAGCCGTGGGTGACCGGCAGATATTCCCCAAACATACAAAGAGTACTTTAGTCATTATCTTTATGCCCTGACCGTCTTTTTATCTGGCTCAAGGCTGTCATCGGGCTCAAGGCTGTCATCGAACTCAAGGCTGTTATCGGGCTCAAGGCTATCTACCTCGTGCCTTCTTTCAAACAATGCACGAACGGCCAGCAGATCCTGCTCCGTATCGACACCATGGGGAGGCGTTTCAACCGCTTCAGCCACGTGAATCCGATAGCCATTCCACATCAGTCGAAGCTGCTCGAGAGACTCCATTTTCTCAATCGGGCTCACACCCCAGGTTACATAATGATTCAGCAGCCCAACGCGATAAGCATAGATACCTATATGACGCTGAAAGCAGGCATCCGCAAACACTCTTTTTTCTTCCGTCGCAAAACCATCCCGTGCCCAGGGAATGGGTGCACGGCTGAAATAGAGCGCATAACCTCTGGCATCAGCAACCACTTTGACAATATTGGGATCAAAGATCTGTTCCACCTGCCTCAACGGGTTGGATAACGTCGCAGCACCTGCTTCAGACGACACTTGCAGATTTCTGGCCACCTGATTAATTACGGATGGAGGAATCAGAGGTTCATCGCCCTGGACGTTGACAATGATTTCATTATCCTGGAGACCATAGATTCTGGCCACTTCCTGTAATCGGTCGGTGCCGGAGGGGTGGCCGGGCAGGGTCATACACACCTCTGCCCCAAACTTCTCGGCCACTTTCAGAATTCGTTCATCATCCGTAGCAATGATGACCTTTTGGGCATCACTGGCCAGTGCCCGCTCATACACATGCTGAACCATCGGTTTGCCGGCAATATCAGCCAGAGGTTTGCCTGGTAAGCGACTGGAAGCAAAACGGGCAGGAATAACGACAGTAAAGTCCGAGCTTGCTGCCGATAAGGAGCCTTCTGCCGATAAGGAGCCTTCTGCCGATAAGGAGCCTTCAGCCGATAGGGAGCCTTTAGCTGACAATAAGCCTTCAGCCCTTTGAAAGCCTTGTGTCATCAGGACGCCTCATCCAAACGTTCATCAACGGTCAGAGCGCGCGCCTCTCCCTCCAGCATGACAGGAATACCGTCACGTATAGGATAAGCGAGACCACAGGGCCTGCAGACCAGCTCCTGACGGTCTTTATTTGGCTGCACCTCCCCTTTACACAGTGGACAGGCCAGAATTTCAAACAGAGTCTTATCCATCATTTTTCCTCAGCTATAAGCCAGACGATACTGGCTTACGAGCTTCAATCATTGTCACCAGCCGCTCAACACATGAGTCCGATACATGGGTCGTCACTGGCAGATACCAGTGCCTCTCGTCCGCAAAATCGGCGCATTTAACCGCATCCTTAGCGGTCATAATGACTGGAAGATCATCATTGAAACAGACGTCTTCCCGCACAAATGAATGGTGATCAGGAAAGGGATGGCCAATAACATCGTATCCCAGTAAGCGCAGTGTATTAAAAAAGCGCTCGGGATTGCCAATCCCGGCAACACCATGAACCCTGACGGTATCGGGAATCTGTTGCGAAATACCCGTCATACTGACCGGCGCCGAGGGTTCAAGGAAAAAATAGTACAAATTTCCCTGCTCCTGAGGCTTCCTCCCCAGCACTTTTTCCATTTCCTCAGTCCTCACTGATAGCGAGGCATTATTGGTATTGACCAGAATCATATCCACCTGATTCATTCTTTCCGGTGGCTCCCGAAGAGGGCCTGCGGGCAGACAGAGTTTGTTGCCAAACAAGCGGTCACCATCCATGACCAATAACTCTATATGCCGTTGCAGATTATAGTGCTGCAATCCATCATCTGCGATAATCAGATTACAGTCTGTCTGATCGCAGAGATACCGGGCCGCCTTTACACGATCAACACCGACTACCAAAGGGACATTTAACTGCCGGGCCAGCATAACCGGCTCATCCCCTACCTTTGCCGGGTCTGACTCCGGCGTAACCGGTATCGGTGTAACGCCAGTTTCCGCACCAAACCCACGGCTGATAATCCCCGGCCGGTAGCCCCTTCGCAGAAACTCCCGCACAAGGGCGGCAACCAGAGGGGTTTTGCCGGTGCCTCCTACCGAAATATTACCCACCACAACGACGGGCACAGGTGGCGTCCACCGCGATGACTGCAGTAAACGCTGCTTTCTTCTCTCTGCCAGCAAGGAAAATAACCAACTGAGAGGCTTGAGCCAGCGAGTCCAGCCACCAGAAGGACAATACCAGGAGTCTGTAACTGATTGGCTGAAACGTTGCCAGAACTTCACTGATCAGACTCGGTGTCTTTTCGCGTGGTCATGCTCAGGTTGCTAAAACCCAGCTGTCCAGCCGCATCCATTGCCGTC is a window encoding:
- the rne gene encoding ribonuclease E, with translation MKRMLINATQQEELRVALVDGQRLFDLDIESGAREQKKANIYKAKITRVEPSLEAAFVDFGAERHGFLPLKEISREYFVGHTGGRPNIRDVIKEGTEVIVQVDKEERGNKGAALTTLVSLAGRYLVLMPNNPRAGGISRRIEGDERTELREAMSKLNIPAEMGVIVRTAGLGRSTEDLQWDLDYLLQLWSSIKDAADKNPAPFLIYQESNVIIRAIRDYLRQDVGEVLIDKTSVYEEALDFVKQVMPQYQNKIKLYKDSVPLFNRFQIESQIETAFQREVKLPSGGSIVIDPTEALVSIDINSARATRGGDIEETAFNTNLEAADEVARQLRLRDIGGLIVIDFIDMSNNRNQREVENRIRQALSVDRARVQTSRISRFGLLEMSRQRLRPSLGETSGVVCPRCSGQGTIRDIESLALSILRLMEEEAMKDKTSEIRAQVPVPVAAFLLNEKRKMIAKIEKRHDARIIVIPNANLETPHYDVQRLRDDNLQEHESSYEIILEGEDSSPEELTTATKSQPRQQAAVRNIAPAQPAPAIRSPESKHGFIGSLLKSIGSIFSSDNDDDKSAGQDKSIQQRQPVRRDHQGGQNRKKSRTDSQRRDKLDNNRPQKERKKSPQERSDSRPNKQENRFERQERRQRDNQEVAEQQEPRQDRRQDQESESGSNDRRRRPSSAPRRRSNRQSQRQLQNEPQLQPLLPESTKGSVNASSNATQEARQESTAQEKHADQRESVASIEKPGIDNSKPATATSEATQFADQLAVTHATPADKAEEASTVSVGKQTPIANPEATEAPEEVRPRRSRRVKNDPRRLREAQHSAPQVGEPEISTENSFVSPADQKPSVDKGPAVEARVSATADSEAQSEKAEQVFVEMPTQEKPDEKPAVDPEVITTVEQEPVKPRPQMTEMAKAVAASHNLDQPAFGSIPSAFEKPVTPGAEADVAEPRAIMTATEAEEMLKQALNQSDEDQAVNTSHIPESTQEKTAETETAPATHPAAARSMAVEAPAEQTKDQQDQTAEVKVSGAAVPTDETSEKPRRRRSRAHNDPRAKRQTQQIELPEVSEAETQEAPQARTEESNL
- the murB gene encoding UDP-N-acetylmuramate dehydrogenase, translating into MTFPHKIYDNYSLLQKNTLGLPSTARYYAEVGSVTELRCALAFAREKHLPVIPLGGGSNVVFGEFLDALVVHVNLKGKAVLSRDRDCVRVRAEAGENWHELVLWSLENKAYGLENLSLIPGTVGAAPIQNIGAYGVELKDSFVSLEAMSLESGLVEYFDRQSCDFGYRDSVFKREKRDQYVIVSVTLDLDATLKPNLGYGQLGDLLARRLGNQAPSAVDISQAVCDIRREKLPDPSEVGNAGSFFKNPEVSQLTMDRLKQEYPNIVAYQIGRNWKLAAGWLIDQAGLKGERKGRVGTYQKQALVLVNHGGATGQDVLSFSSMIQRKVNEMFGIRLEREPRLYMDDIGKIPRHRSRDQDNQDAI
- the lpxK gene encoding tetraacyldisaccharide 4'-kinase; the protein is MKFWQRFSQSVTDSWYCPSGGWTRWLKPLSWLFSLLAERRKQRLLQSSRWTPPVPVVVVGNISVGGTGKTPLVAALVREFLRRGYRPGIISRGFGAETGVTPIPVTPESDPAKVGDEPVMLARQLNVPLVVGVDRVKAARYLCDQTDCNLIIADDGLQHYNLQRHIELLVMDGDRLFGNKLCLPAGPLREPPERMNQVDMILVNTNNASLSVRTEEMEKVLGRKPQEQGNLYYFFLEPSAPVSMTGISQQIPDTVRVHGVAGIGNPERFFNTLRLLGYDVIGHPFPDHHSFVREDVCFNDDLPVIMTAKDAVKCADFADERHWYLPVTTHVSDSCVERLVTMIEARKPVSSGL
- a CDS encoding Trm112 family protein, whose protein sequence is MDKTLFEILACPLCKGEVQPNKDRQELVCRPCGLAYPIRDGIPVMLEGEARALTVDERLDEAS
- the kdsB gene encoding 3-deoxy-manno-octulosonate cytidylyltransferase; amino-acid sequence: MTQGFQRAEGLLSAKGSLSAEGSLSAEGSLSAEGSLSAASSDFTVVIPARFASSRLPGKPLADIAGKPMVQHVYERALASDAQKVIIATDDERILKVAEKFGAEVCMTLPGHPSGTDRLQEVARIYGLQDNEIIVNVQGDEPLIPPSVINQVARNLQVSSEAGAATLSNPLRQVEQIFDPNIVKVVADARGYALYFSRAPIPWARDGFATEEKRVFADACFQRHIGIYAYRVGLLNHYVTWGVSPIEKMESLEQLRLMWNGYRIHVAEAVETPPHGVDTEQDLLAVRALFERRHEVDSLEPDNSLEFDDSLEPDDSLEPDKKTVRA
- a CDS encoding low molecular weight protein-tyrosine-phosphatase gives rise to the protein MTKVLFVCLGNICRSPTAHGVFAHQVAESGLSDRIRVDSAGTSGWHDGGLPDSRSMQHAADHGYDLSFIRSRKVTSSDFVEQDYILAMDRENLNSLQTICPQEHAHKLRLFLDYADLPVTEVPDPYYGGNEGFARVLNLVELGGFALLDHLQKPLQ